One genomic region from Deltaproteobacteria bacterium encodes:
- a CDS encoding LamG domain-containing protein has translation MAIGALALPACVLRADVGDAQRVDAAATADARAPVDASPSDGGPPARDPRIGDRLAYGFDVAWMGDVPDRSGNGFDIHLLGAWTLAADGPRASALVLSGGSGWLPKDPAIGIAPPLTVEAWVRRDADDAADPLFGDKDDAASPRATFHVELAAGGAIRVVTNDACTTDVDVTSATAVVGAGAWHHVAVAWDGAEARFFVDGVQTDARPLVASPCAVAGPAWRIGSDADGAPTLHGAIDDVQVSSYAKTAADVAAAMAFDLGATGGRCGDGVVERLELCDAPAACCRADCTFAADGAACGAGATCAVGACVGQAPPAGGAIAVWEFDDGAGAVVADRSGIAPAIDLVIADPANVTWGPGTLTVDAATVIASAEPATKIVTAAQLTGELTIEAWITPANATQAGPARIATLSADPGHRNVTLGQQQRQFVGRLRTDLTTANGTPATHSPVGDAAARRPAYVVLVRRADGRRELYVDGRLRRAHRVGGSLAAWDAGYRFAIANELTGDRPWLGTFDRVAVYNRAMSAAEVGARYAAGPP, from the coding sequence GTGGCGATCGGAGCGCTGGCGTTGCCCGCGTGCGTGCTGCGGGCCGACGTCGGCGACGCGCAGCGCGTGGATGCCGCCGCGACGGCGGACGCGCGCGCGCCGGTCGATGCATCGCCGTCAGACGGCGGTCCACCCGCGCGCGACCCTCGGATCGGCGACCGGCTCGCCTACGGGTTCGACGTGGCGTGGATGGGCGACGTCCCCGATCGGTCCGGCAACGGGTTCGACATCCACCTGCTCGGCGCGTGGACGCTGGCCGCCGACGGACCTCGCGCCAGCGCGCTGGTCCTCTCCGGCGGCTCCGGCTGGCTCCCGAAGGATCCGGCGATCGGCATCGCGCCGCCGCTCACCGTCGAGGCGTGGGTGCGGCGGGACGCGGACGACGCGGCCGATCCGCTGTTCGGGGACAAGGACGACGCGGCGTCGCCGCGGGCGACGTTCCACGTCGAGCTCGCGGCGGGCGGCGCGATTCGCGTGGTGACGAACGATGCATGTACAACGGATGTCGACGTCACCAGTGCGACGGCCGTCGTCGGCGCGGGCGCGTGGCACCACGTCGCGGTTGCGTGGGACGGCGCCGAAGCGCGGTTCTTCGTCGACGGCGTGCAGACCGACGCGCGGCCGCTGGTCGCGAGCCCCTGCGCGGTGGCCGGCCCGGCCTGGCGCATCGGCAGCGACGCGGACGGCGCGCCGACTCTGCACGGCGCCATCGACGACGTCCAGGTGTCGAGCTACGCGAAGACCGCGGCAGACGTGGCCGCCGCGATGGCGTTCGACCTCGGTGCGACCGGAGGTCGTTGCGGTGACGGAGTGGTCGAGCGACTCGAACTGTGCGACGCGCCGGCTGCCTGCTGTCGCGCCGACTGCACGTTCGCCGCCGACGGCGCGGCGTGCGGCGCCGGCGCGACGTGTGCCGTCGGAGCCTGCGTCGGACAGGCGCCCCCGGCCGGCGGTGCGATCGCGGTGTGGGAGTTCGACGACGGCGCGGGCGCGGTCGTGGCCGACCGCTCGGGCATCGCGCCGGCGATTGACCTCGTCATCGCCGACCCGGCCAACGTGACCTGGGGACCCGGGACGCTGACCGTGGACGCGGCAACCGTCATCGCCAGCGCCGAGCCGGCGACCAAGATCGTCACGGCAGCCCAGCTGACCGGGGAGCTGACGATCGAGGCGTGGATCACCCCGGCCAACGCGACGCAGGCGGGTCCGGCGCGGATCGCGACGCTGTCGGCCGACCCGGGGCACCGCAACGTCACGCTCGGCCAGCAGCAGCGACAGTTCGTCGGACGCCTGCGGACCGACCTCACCACCGCCAACGGCACGCCGGCGACGCATTCGCCGGTCGGCGATGCCGCGGCTCGTCGGCCGGCGTACGTCGTGCTCGTACGCCGGGCCGACGGGCGACGCGAGCTGTACGTCGACGGCCGCCTGCGGCGGGCGCACCGGGTTGGCGGCTCCCTGGCGGCGTGGGATGCCGGATACCGGTTCGCGATCGCCAACGAACTCACCGGCGATCGGCCGTGGCTCGGCACGTTCGATCGCGTCGCCGTCTACAACCGGGCGATGTCGGCGGCCGAAGTCGGTGCGCGGTACGCGGCCGGGCCGCCGTGA